The Komagataella phaffii GS115 chromosome 4, complete sequence genome includes the window CTGAAAAGATACCGACATCAGCCGTGAAAACATCTCCTGTGTTTATAGGTCTTTGACCTTGGTTGATAAATTGTAAAATTGCCGGATCTTTGGACACTAATCGAATGATTTGATCCTCAGGGGTGCTTTCACCAAGTTTGACCTCTGTCTTTTGTCGAGAATGTTCAGATAGAGGCTGCTGGGTAGCTGGAAAAACACAATCTGAGCCAGCAAAATTGTCCTTCGTATTGCTCCATATATCGTCAATCACTCCCAGCATTTGAGGCTGCGTAGAGGGAGCATTTGTTTGGTGATTTTCTCTATTATTGATTGAGAAtagaagattttgatattttttgtCTTCAGAATCTAGTCCAACGTTTAGATTCGACAGAAGTTTTTTTGCTAAAAGTCCCGAGTCTTGACATAAACCATCATTGGGATTAGCCAAtggattttctttcatgACCCACCGATGGTCCATGACATCACTGACCGTTATTCTATTCGCTGGGTTCGGCTTCAATACTGCCCTCAACAAAGATAGTGCCGATGGTGAAAACTTACCCCAGGGTCCAGAGATCAATTTTCCTCTTTGTTGTAAGaagttgacaaaatcaGGATCGTATTCAGTGGGCTCATCCCACGGAGTTTGACCTGACAATAGGACATAAAGTAAGATTGCACAAGACCACAGGTCCGACAATTCAGCGTCGTACGTGGTTGAATAAGCTACTTCTGGTGCCATATATGGAGGGGAACCGCATGGAGTATTTACCAGTCTCTTTTTACCATTCTTCTGGAAAACACACGCCAATCCAAAATCTGCCAGTTTCAAGTTTCCCCTGGAATCTAAAAGAATGTTTTCTGGCTTGATATCCCTATGAGCTACCCCTTGACCGTGGATATATCTCACTGCACTTAGTAATtgacaaaaaaagaaatgagcCACGGTGTCGTCAACACCCACATCTGGTTCTATTTTGTCGAACAAATCACCATTGTCGGCCAATTCCATTATAAGATACAGCCAGTTTGGGTCTTCATTGGCGTCATAAAGTTTGGTGACATTGGGATGATTACTGCAGTAAGCTTGAATATTTACTTCTCTGCTAACCTGAGATGTGGATAACCCCGATTTGAGGGCATACTTTTTATGAATCAATTTCACAGCTACTAGCTTGGCGGGatcatctttgaaacttgCAGATTTAACAATAGCAAAAGAGCCCTGTCCAAGAGTTCTTCCATACTCCAACTTTGGAATGCTGGGTAGGGCATCCATCTGCGACAGCCTCATGGAGAAGGACATTCCTTTTTCCGGACGATGGTGATGACGATGGGCTGAAAGAATGTCAGAGCGGGTTGTTTTGATGTGTACATATATCTATGCACGTGACTTAGATAAAACGTTTACGATAACCGATTCATCAAGCTATTCTTGTCCCCACACCCTCTCAACAAGATGTACAATTTCCATACTAGGTCGGGTTCTGTGAAGTACAAGGACAGGCTGCatcagaaagaagatttgggGCGGTTCAATGCTGGAACTAGCAGTCTATCAGAGGACAACGATGAGAACTTGATTGCACAGGTCCCGGAACCGATAGGGGAAACGATAGCCAGAGGTCAAGAGACACGGAACAACCAGAGTCGGAAAACCCCCCAGCTGCCTCCCAGAAAACCACCTCCTGTAGATATACCGGCTGGTGGTCAATTGCAGGAGATAAATGAGAAGCACGACAACTCAGTTTATTCATCAAAGAGATCATCGGAAAGGGAGGAGGCGAAATCGGAACCTTCCATACAAGAACAAATAGACTCAATAAGAAGACTGAATAATAACTTAAAGGAGAGCCCAGTTTTACTGGACGATGAGGACGATTCAGAGTTGATCTTCGCTTCCAAGAAAGTTGTGCGACATCTTACTAAAGCGTACCTAGTTGAGAGAAACTACAcatcagaagaagagttcaaaGTACATCAGTTTTCACTTGGACagaaattttggaaatacCACATTCTAAGCATTGGAAAAGATCG containing:
- a CDS encoding Serine/threonine kinase and DNA damage checkpoint effector; the encoded protein is MSFSMRLSQMDALPSIPKLEYGRTLGQGSFAIVKSASFKDDPAKLVAVKLIHKKYALKSGLSTSQVSREVNIQAYCSNHPNVTKLYDANEDPNWLYLIMELADNGDLFDKIEPDVGVDDTVAHFFFCQLLSAVRYIHGQGVAHRDIKPENILLDSRGNLKLADFGLACVFQKNGKKRLVNTPCGSPPYMAPEVAYSTTYDAELSDLWSCAILLYVLLSGQTPWDEPTEYDPDFVNFLQQRGKLISGPWGKFSPSALSLLRAVLKPNPANRITVSDVMDHRWVMKENPLANPNDGLCQDSGLLAKKLLSNLNVGLDSEDKKYQNLLFSINNRENHQTNAPSTQPQMLGVIDDIWSNTKDNFAGSDCVFPATQQPLSEHSRQKTEVKLGESTPEDQIIRLVSKDPAILQFINQGQRPINTGDVFTADVGIFSERFTRFFSILDLENLVSILMESLTKIGVKGDQRLQTQQEKYLEFIPEDDQSVYIPIRAWDRRRMALVGNIRISQLIPNLTLRKVEFIKSKGDPLEWRLLFKTVTVLSKHAVYIETNL